CAAATGCCAAGTTACCCGTTTGAAAAGTAAGTGAAAATTGTGATAGCAGCAATAACTCTGCACAATTATATATGGAGAATGCCATCAATGATAGACATTTTGCAAGAGCTTATTTGGATCTTGATTATGGATATTTTGTTAACCCTAACGATGCAAATGAGGGGCCTAGTGCTTCAAATGATCATTTATCTTTTGACATGGAATGTTTACGTGATCAAATAGCCATGAGTTTAGTAAATAGTTAAGGATGCTTGTAAGTATGGATATTCAATTGATCATGATTTATGGGTTGAAttaatatttaagaaaatttgTAATATTAAGGAGAACTTAATTCTATCCTCATGATTCATGTGATCATATTCATTGTTATGATCTTTTGATATGATTGCACGCAAGTAATTATATTTTGGCTTTTGTAacttataaatttgttaatatgtGCCTTTTAAGTTACTCTCAccgtgaaaatataaaaaatttccgttattattttttttcctaatattaaactatttaaagttaaaaaaataaattagcacATTAAAGGGCTTTCTAAATGTAAGCTCATCAAACAGCATTTTTCCCAAAGTTACATCTCGATGCACTTTTCAACTTCAGTTTACCAAACggcatttgcatttcaccaaatctcTTTAGTCTTTTGCATTTTGCCaaagatttttcccaaaagccTTTTCAAATGCGATCATAATCCAAGCATACCTGCCGAATGCCCGACGCTGTTATGCTCACACAAAAGATAAAGAGCTTTTAGTGACACCAATCATTTTTGGAGTATTAGTATTACAGTGtgcataatttaagattttttttgcgATATTGAtcatataataaaaattatggTTGGAACATACATTGGTGCACCTTGGAAATGTCCAAGAGGAATTTGATAAAAACGAAATTTCCCCTTTACTTTCTCTTCGGCTAAGCTGGTGGAGGGATCCagcactcactctctctctctctctctgtcgctCGCGAAGAAACCCTAGTTTCGTCCGTCTCTCTCTGTCCTCTGATTCTTCACCTTCCCTTCGCCACCACCATATCAGTTCCCACTCCAGCTCAGCGTCCGAAGCATCATCCTGATGCGTAAGAGCGTACGCCCGCACGCTATCTCGACGCAGCAACCGACATCGTAGCTGAGCGCACCGTCGCGACCGTCGCAGCGGCGGGTCCGTTGAATCCGACATGTACAGGGATcggggaggcggcggcggcggcggctcgtCGAAGTCGGAGGCGGTCGATCGGAGGAGGATCATCAATGATGCCCTGGACAAGCAGCTCGAGAAGTCCTCTCCTTCCACTTCGAGATCTAAGGACAAGGAGAGGATCGCCGTCCCCTCCACTTCCACGGGCAAGTCCCACCTCGATCACCGTGACTCTGGCCCCGCTGCCTCTCTGTCCAAGAGCAAGTGCTCCGATGGTCAGTTCgcttcgtcttttttttttttgctcttcttgGCGTGTGGATTGGTCTTGCTATTCGTGAATGGCGGATTTTGACGCGGTGCGTGAGGTCTGCGGTGGTTTTCGTGGGCTGGGGGGGAATTTTTGTGCTTCCAGCCCTGGATCTGTTGGGTTTAATGCCATTTCCAGCTTCCGTTTGGCTATTCCCTGACATTTTGAGGCGCATTGCGATCGATGCCATGTTTTCTACTTTGCGAGTGTGCGTGATGGAGGTTGATGAACcctattagtttttttttctagttcatCAGGTGATGATGATGGGAAGAAAAGGTCGGTTTGCCTTTTACTGAAGCATGAACTCGTCGAGGATGCTTTTCTCAGATGCTTTACATTGGAATTTGTTATGTCTTAGCTTGCAATATTGAGCACACTTGGTTGTTTTGGAACTTTTCTTTGAGGTCTGAATTCCCAGTTCGTGCATGTTTAAGTTGGTGTCAGTTCGTTTAATGAATATTTTGGTTGATTTGTCAAGAGAACTGCCTTGATCAAAGAGCAATCAGAACTCACATGTTTACTTATATATGGTAGAAAAGTTCTCTTTTGatcttattcttttcttttacttgtaTTGTGGTGAGTGGTAAAGAACCTTTTGGTTTCATTCTTTTACTTTCCTACTTGTTTACCCCTTTTGTATTTTATACTATAGAGTTTTATGAACTAATTAACATTTAGGAATGCCGCCTCTTAAGAAATGCACTGCATATATGGAAGATCATATTTTGATGCTGGTAGTTACAAGGTTCTTGATTGGGTTGTTTCACACATAGTTGTTATAGTCATTATCGCattttttaaaccttttgttCTTTCCACAAACAAATTTTCTCCTTCATATTtagctttttggttttttgttccCTTAAACGTGAATCTGCTGTCAATTTTCTGTGCAGCTAAAATATGCTAGCTATGTAAgatttttctcttgtttgaGATTCCAAAGACATAAGAAAACCTTGGGCTTTCTTCCTGCTAATGGAGGTGTTTGTTATGCATTTTGCTTCTTTGGCTTCCTCTTATGAGACACTCTGGTGCATATGTGATGCAGAATCTTACTGTCTAATTTTCAGTGTCATTTCTGACACCAAAAGTATCTCTTCAGAGTGAATTATATCCCTTATGGTTCATGCTTATGTGCTGTTCTGCATGGTCATCAGCTTTTAGTGCTGCCCACAGTTAGCCACACTTAATCCAATGGCAAAACATTTATggtgattcattttttcattttctgattgATGTTGACATCCTGCTTTTTGTTGAACTTTTTAAAGTTCATATTAAGTAGTGATGAAGTAACAGAATGAAGAAAGAGTTTTGGTCATATTGTACGTTTTTCTTAGGGAGGGGAGGGAGCTCCtattgttttgtttatttattacTAACCAGCATGTCCTTTTGGAACAGAGGAACATGAAACAGACAGTGAAGAGTCAGATGTCAGTGGTTCTGAAGGAGATGATACATCATGGATTTCATGGTTCTGCAACTTGGTGGGGAATGAATTTTTCTGTGAAGTCGATGATGAATACATCCAAGATGACTTTAACCTTTGTGGGTTGAGTAGTCAAGTTCCATACTATGACTATGCACTTGATCTAATCTTGGATGTTGAATCCTCTCATAGTAAGCTCATCCTGACCTTCATCTCAACATTGATTTCCTTGTATGTTTTGAACCTTCCTCCATTTTCAGTGCTTAAGTCCCAGGGTTATATGCTACATTCTGTCACTGCAGTAGTTACTATCATTTCCACATCTCTTCTATGTCAAATTTGCTAATGGCTGCAAAATGCATAGTTACGGTTTCAAAATTCTTTTACAAGAATAATGAAGTTACTGTTGGATTTGCTAGAAAGGACGAATTTCATAGCAAGCAAGAGTATCTGCTAACAAAATACTCTATTGAATATGGCCATGTTTCAAGTTTATTCTTTCCATGCATTTAAATAGGATTTTGAATGTCGCATTTTGCACTGGTTTTGTGAATAAATCTAGTGTACCAACTAGTAGATCTTACTTATCTTGATGCAGAAAATGCTTTTTACCAATTTATAAGTGAAGTAGATCTTACTTATCTTGATGCAAGAAAATGCTTTTACCAATTTATAAGAGACCTTTCTTTGGAGAACACTTTTCCTTTAAGATTATATCAAACAACTAAGGACTGCTTTTTCTGTCACCTCAGGTCaaaatttttagttaatttgAGGATTCCTCTCTATGAATTGAGATTGAGAACATATTTATGCTTGAAGGCAGTTTATCTCTGGACTGGACTATAGATAcagaaattataaattcaaagTTATTTGAATGACAGAGAAGGATTGGATATTCTCAATGGTCAATTGACATCTGTAATACCTCTTGAGATATCATGATGTCATTTCCAAAGCAATTGTCAAATCCTTTGCATTGAACTTAGTTACAGCCTACATTATTACTCCCTCTTGATTTGAACTAAATCATCAGGAAAATATTGCAAATTTTTTATGGAGAAAAAGTTGCTTCTTTCTTATCCATTACATCTCTCTGATATAGTTGGATGATCTCCCTAAGCAGAGGATTGAAGAAGTTAGTTCATCCCCTAAATGGGCACTGGAGAAAGTCATACTTAATTGGGTTCTATGCCTGTTTTATAGCATATGGAAGGTTGTTCTACTAGTCGAATGTCATCTTGTCAATTTTGACTTGAATATATACGTGGTTTATAGCTATAGAGACAATATCTAAGTTTAATGTTGAAGTTCAAGTTAAATATTAATGCTTGAATGGCTTCTAGTTGTATTATAGTGTTTAGTGAGgtcatcaaaattttcaatatttgaaaGGCTGACTGACATTTGCTGAATTGTCAGTCATCTGATAGAAATGGGTGGTGTGGTTTGTGACTTTCGGTATAAGTGTATGGTCAGTTATGACTTCAATATTTAGTTGGTTTGTAGTTTTAAAGTGAATATCTATGTTCAGTGTTGAAGTTCTAGTTGAATGTTAATGAATGAATGACTTCTATTACAACCAACCTTTTCAGTAATTGAGAGGCTGACTATCGTCTACTGAATTGTTGATTACCTGATAGAAATGGGTGGTATTGTTGGTAATTTCTCTTACAAATGTATACTCAGGTGATATGTTCACTGAAGAACAAAACGAATTGGTTGAATCAGCAGCGGAGATGCTCTATGGTCTGATTCATGTTAGGTACATTTTGACTAGCAAGGGAATGGCTGCAATGGTAAGACTGAAGTCTAGTTTTCTTCATCTGCTAAAGAAATCTCAATTCTTCaggcattttatttttctttaatggtGCAACTTTATCTGATGCAGTTAGAGAAGTACAGGAATTGTGATTTTAGCAGATGTCCTAGAGTTTACTGTTGTGGTCAGCCATGCCTTCCAGTTGGTCAATCAGACATTCCTCGATCAAGCACTGTAAAGATCTACTGTCCCAAATGTGAAGATATTTATTATCCACGGTCGAAGTACCAAGGCAGTATCCTTATTTTCACgtgaggattttttatggaattattTCTCTCTAGATTATATCAGCTGCGAATCTGTGATGTACTCCTTTTGGATTATGGGGGAAAGTGTCATAAATCTAATAGAGGTGCAGGGGCCTAGAGAACCAAAAGGCACGGTAATAATGCTAGAGTTGGTTGATTACATAATTTCAAGCTTGAACACTTGGTAGGTGCTTTACATATAGAATGTTGCTGAATAAGAAAGCCTTGTGCAGAAAGGATGAAGACAAGCCAGGCAATGGCGGCAGTAGTTCTTAGACAGTGCCGCTGCAACTAGCCACCCTGGCATTTGCTTGTGAAGTTGATTGAGTGCTTTAAAGTTGTAGTCTGGCTATATATCTCTTTTTCCTGACCATTGTTGATCTCTGAAGGATAGGCATGTTAAGAATTTTAATGAGACTGGTCTCTTTTTTTATGCCATTTTTTGTCTCCTTGGCCTATTCTGTTTTACTTACAACCATTTTATTGACATTCTTGTCCTGAAACTTATTCATAATTGTCGGTAAAGTTTCCCACTAAAGATACAGAACCTCAAAACTGATGGATTGTTTCATACTGTTCCTAGCATTCTGGACCTTTGAAATTTTAGCTGTTTAAGAGCTAGATGCTGCCTTGAGTTTTGCTTGAGGTTCACTATTGGTTTTGGTTGAGGCTTGCtatttgttcattcatttggGCATCATTTTCGTGTCTTGGATGGTGAGTACTCTGTCGATTTATCTTGTAGCCAACTGCTAGGTTATACTTGATAGCAAGTCCCTGATGTATGGTAGACTTCTGTGGGATCACTTCAGTAGAATTTTTCTATTCAATAAAAAAGTACTGGACAAATTTCCTGCTAGAATGTGTTGCAAGTAATTTGCTAGTGTTAAAGAGTTTTGACAGGAAATATCTGCAATTGCTGTAGCTGGTATAAATGGATGCTTTATCGATTATAGGGCAGATAGTCAGTTGTAGTTTCCTTATATTTGAGGAGGCAAATGGCAGATacgatttgtttttttttttttttttttttggggatttcTGTAAGTTTGGTGGGAGTCTGTCTTTTGTTTATTTAGTTTGGTCTTATGCATCATATTTGCCTACAATACTTGACAAGTTTGCCGTCTCCTATATTTTTTCATCTGAGGAATTTCTTAACTTGAACAAGACATTGATGGGGCATATTTTGGAACTACATTTCCTCATCTATTTTTGATGACGTATGGGCACCTAAAGCCTCAAAAGCCAACACAGAGTTATGTTCCAAGAGTTTTTGGCTTCAAGATTCACAAGTCTTAACGTGTGAAGTGGAATGCACCATCCTGTGGAGTCCAATAATTCAACTACCAATGTTCGTAAAAGTCTCCTAATCTTTGCAGATCCACGGGCATGGCCATTGGCTAGCACACTTGCCAAACCTTGATGGGCACAGGAACTGGAATAGATTTCGTTTATATTGATGGCCGATAAACTATAGCTCGGGCTGTCATCCAGTCTTACAGGTGTGTTCTTTCATGTTAGAGCAGTCGTAGCTTCATGATCTGTTCGTGATTCGCTTGGTTGGTGCTCTCGATGTCTTGCTTAATTCAGTCACCAGTTCAACATACATGTCTGCTGGCTAGGATTTTGTCTGTCTGGGAAGTAACAAATCTATTCATTTGTTTTGGTGAAGTAAGGAATGAAATTCTAACATTGGGCATGATGTGATGTTGGAGCCCTGTGGGCTTCTTCCTGGTCTTAACACTGGAGTTCAGCTGTTTGTTCCTCTTCTGTTTTCCTTCTGTAACATGCAAGTAAACGGAGCTTGCGACGAAAATGCAGGCAAGGTTTTCTCCTCTTGAGAATCTTCTGATGCGAGCCATCGATGTCCAGGCCCTGGGGCGATCGGAAATGGGACGGGTATGAATGGTTGACCTTGTCCTAAATCTGTCCCAGTAACTCTCAAATCTTTCATATTCGTAGCAAATCTGTTAAGCGATTTGCtctagtatttttctttataaaaaggaAAGTTCTTATAATGAATGTATGATAAGCCTGGACATCAAGTTTGCAACAACAATCGTCTGTTTGAATGCTGTTTGATTTCGATtttgaattagacaaaaatacTTTATTATTAAATGCCCGCAAAATCCTCTGATGTGACAtcgataaatcgaggagttaaGAGATACTTATAATAACTTTAATCTGTTGGCAACGATCATCAAGACGAAGGTCTGCTTTGTTGTTGTGATCTCGATTAGAATCTCAGCCGACATCGGTGACCGTAGTAATGGTTGCCGATAAATTGTGACCACTTCTGCTGTCTGTCGCTTATCAACGAGGACCACCCCGGTGGGGGGTGTCATTTGTCGTCACAGCAGTCGGCCATCACCATGGATTATGTTGATACCGGCCCCGCCTGGCATTGCTTATTGCAGGGTGCTTTTATGGGAGAAAATTTTGCCCCACTCCGGTGGGGTACGGGTTCCTTGTGCCCCACGGAAGAAAATTATCTCACCTTGAGCCCGGTTTGAATTATCCAAGCTGTTAAGACAGGTTCGGGATCCATTTTACAAAATCTATAAAGCGTGTTTGGCCGTCCGGATAAAAGACCAACTATGGTTATCATGATAATCGAGGTGTTTAGTATCTGATTTATCGAAGCCAAGCCGCTACTTTTCCTAGCGTTGGCAATTCAGACCATATCTAAGGACTATAGATGACATTTAGTAGCACACTCGTATTTTCAACAAATAATGTTGTCCTCCACTTCGCTTCTTTGCCACGcaatttaaagaaattttatacCCATCCAATCAAATTCTGAATTTATTGTGCGGGGACGGTCATTCATTGTCtttgactttttaattttgataatgCAAGTCTTCAATTTTTGTATGCAATTTCAATGTTAGTCCTTCCGATTAATTACTCCTCGAAAACCGCCGATGTGGCGTTCGGTCGTCATCGGCCATCTTACGTGGCGGGCTGACGATGGGATAATTGATAGGAAGGAGTACATTAAAAATTCGCGCAAATGTTCTTGACTacattgataaaattaaaaagttttagaattaaattgatattcATGCAGGTTCTAGGAATGAATGGGTGGTCTTCTCTCGAAGAAACGGGTGTAACGTGGGAAGAGCAACTTTCATTGTTCGGGAAGTCTATTGAGAACCTTGACTTTGGAACGCGATGGAACTTTCCCCTTTTGCGTCTTCTCAAATCGAAGACGCGTAATGCTCGAGAATCTCCTTGGCCACATTCGAGGGTCGTGGCTAGTGGCTTTAATGGATCCGAGGTCCCTTTCCAACACTTTAGGCTATTTTTTGGGGGATAAAAATATCGGAATAACGTTGTTGGTGGTCCCTGAACtagcaatatatgaaattatttgCAAAGTGAGGTCTTGAGTAGGGGTAATTGGTTCCCATCTCGTTTCAATCTCACCTCGAAATCGGAAACCGGAGCGGAAGGATCGGTTTCTAGTTTTAGGgatcggggaccggaccgtaggtGTTTGGAATCGAATCGGACCGAACCAACCCGTCCGATTTCGGGGTTGTCTAGTGAAATTGGTTGCATGTACTTAAAAcacatattcacattttaaatatCCGGGAATCGATCCATCTTTCGTAAATGAGTAGAATTACTCATAATTATTGAGAGTTTACATAGTCGGTCCGGATGAGCGGTTCCACTCTTGGAACCAGGAATTGGATTGACAATTATGAAttctaattttatggaatcgggaaccggatcgaaTCGGTCGGTTTAGTTCGATCCGGTCCGATCCGTTTTTTTTGCTCATCCCTAATCTTGAGTGAGAGTCTCTACGAGGGTAGTATTTTTAGACCAGCTCAAGGGCCTCTTATTGTCCGGTGTATTGTTATAAAGTGTCTCGAGGATACTTGTTCGGTATCTAATTAAAATGACCGATTGTTCTCTTGTTATGTGCGACGAATTCCGAATTAAGAATGCTTAGTTAATGTTAGGGAGCACTTGCTCATAGCGAGGCGGCAAATAGTTGCCCAATTACATTGACCGGGTGCTTCGGAAGTCAGGCATTTGAAGAGAATCGACTTTGGGGTATTTCGTTTTGGGGTCAAATAAAGAGTCTTAAAATGACCGGACGTTCGATTTTGACGGTGCTCGTTCGATTTGtgatttaaaaggaaaaatttcaaataaggatctcaaGTAAATCTCTTTTTAGATAAGTGTCTGAAGtgccctttttatttcaaaagagggttt
This sequence is a window from Rhodamnia argentea isolate NSW1041297 chromosome 3, ASM2092103v1, whole genome shotgun sequence. Protein-coding genes within it:
- the LOC115730808 gene encoding putative casein kinase II subunit beta-4, producing MYRDRGGGGGGGSSKSEAVDRRRIINDALDKQLEKSSPSTSRSKDKERIAVPSTSTGKSHLDHRDSGPAASLSKSKCSDEEHETDSEESDVSGSEGDDTSWISWFCNLVGNEFFCEVDDEYIQDDFNLCGLSSQVPYYDYALDLILDVESSHSDMFTEEQNELVESAAEMLYGLIHVRYILTSKGMAAMLEKYRNCDFSRCPRVYCCGQPCLPVGQSDIPRSSTVKIYCPKCEDIYYPRSKYQGNIDGAYFGTTFPHLFLMTYGHLKPQKPTQSYVPRVFGFKIHKS